From the genome of Peromyscus eremicus unplaced genomic scaffold, PerEre_H2_v1 PerEre#2#unplaced_60, whole genome shotgun sequence, one region includes:
- the LOC131901239 gene encoding nitric oxide synthase-interacting protein-like encodes MTRHGKNCTAGAVYTYHEKKRDAAASGYGTQNIRLSRDAVKDFDCCCLSLQPCHDPVVTPDGYLYEREVILEYILHQKKEIARQMKADEKQRAARREEQKQLQQAAAQDQVRGFLEKEAAIVSRPLNPFMPKAATLPNTDGEQPGPRVGPPGKDKNKALPSFWIPSLTPEAKATKLEKPSRTVTCPMSGKPLRMSDLMPVHFTQLDDSGDRVGLITHSERYVCAVTRDSLSNATPCAVLWPSGAVVTLECVEKLIQKDMVDPVNGDPLTERDIIVLQRGGTRFAGSGVKLQAELSRPVMQA; translated from the coding sequence ATGACACGGCATGGTAAGAACTGTACTGCAGGGGCTGTCTACACCTACCATGAGAAGAAGAGGGACGCAGCGGCCTCAGGCTATGGGACCCAGAACATCCGACTGAGCCGGGACGCCGTGAAGGACTTTGACTGCTGCTGTCTCTCACTACAGCCCTGCCATGATCCTGTGGTCACCCCAGATGGCTACCTGTATGAACGGGAGGTGATCCTGGAGTACATCCTACACCAGAAGAAAGAGATTGCCCGGCAGATGAAGGCCGATGAGAAGCAGCGAGCAGCCCGGAGGGAAGAGCAGAAACAGCTTCAGCAAGCTGCAGCCCAGGACCAAGTTCGAGGCTTCCTGGAGAAGGAGGCAGCCATCGTGAGCCGGCCCCTCAACCCCTTCATGCCCAAAGCTGCCACCTTACCCAACACAGATGGTGAGCAGCCAGGGCCCAGGGTGGGTCCCCCAGGCAAGGACAAGAACAAAGCGCTGCCCAGCTTCTGGATTCCCTCACTGACGCCTGAGGCAAAGGCCACCAAGCTGGAAAAACCATCTCGCACTGTGACCTGCCCGATGTCTGGGAAGCCTCTACGCATGTCGGACCTGATGCCAGTGCACTTCACGCAGCTGGACGACTCTGGAGACCGCGTGGGACTCATCACACACAGTGAGCGCTACGTGTGTGCTGTGACCCGAGACAGCCTGAGCAATGCCACACCATGTGCAGTGCTGTGGCCCTCTGGGGCTGTGGTCACCCTGGAGTGTGTAGAGAAACTGATCCAGAAGGACATGGTGGACCCGGTGAACGGGGATCCGCTGACAGAACGTGATATCATCGTGCTGCAGCGCGGCGGTACCCGCTTCGCAGGCTCAGGAGTGAAGCTACAGGCAGAGCTGTCTCGGCCAGTGATGCAAGCCTGA
- the LOC131901246 gene encoding LOW QUALITY PROTEIN: serine/threonine-protein kinase PLK1-like (The sequence of the model RefSeq protein was modified relative to this genomic sequence to represent the inferred CDS: substituted 1 base at 1 genomic stop codon) produces MKAAAKAGKLARAPADLRKARVQGDAGPSAPVAAPLLKKIPEVLVDKSSRRLYVRGCFLSKAGFVKCFEISDPDTKEVFAAKMVPKSLLTPSQKEKLFKEISIYRSLSHQHIIGFHSVFEDSEFVFVILELCRERSLLELHKRRKALTQLEARYYLRQIILGCQYLHHNQVIHRNLRLSNVFLNEDLDVKIGGFGLATKVEYEEEQMKTFCSPQNFIAPEAVRLGSFEEDVWSIGCIMYTLLVGKPPFETPFEKETYLRMKPNEYSVPKHINPVAASLIQKMLQAKPAARPTIEELLKDEFFTSGYIPAHLPITCLSIPPRLSVAPSGLDPISRKPLMILEKGVERPLPDRPWEKEEPVVWGTSEAIECHLSDMLQQLTRVNASKPSERRQVRQEEAEDPACIPIFWVSQWVDQSMKYGLGYRLCDNSTGALFNDSTCLVLYNDGDSLQYIDHDGMESYPTMSSHPDSLMKKVTLLQHFQSYMNEHLQKAGANMKAGANTTPREGDELARLPYLKKWLRTSRAIILHLSNGTIQINFFQDHTKLILCPMMAAVTCISKNXDFHTYCLSLLEEYGCCEELGRQLCYAHTMVDRLLSSKSTSSRLEDNP; encoded by the exons ATGAAGGCAGCAGCCAAAGCTGGAAAGCTGGCTAGAGCACCAGCCGACCTCCGGAAAGCCAGGGTCCAGGGAGACGCAG GTCCCAGTGCCCCAGTGGCTGCCCCACTGTTGAAAAAGATTCCAGAGGTCTTAGTGGACAAAAGCAGCAGGCGCCTTTATGTAAGGGGATGCTTTCTGAGTAAAGCAGGCTTTGTCAAATGCTTTGAGATCTCAGACCCAGACACAAAAGAGGTGTTCGCAGCCAAGATGGTGCCTAAGTCTTTGCTCACACCCTCCCAGAAGGAGAAGCTGTTCAAAGAGATTTCCATTTACCGCAGCCTCTCACATCAACACATCATAGGCTTCCACAGCGTTTTTGAAGACAGTGAATTTGTGTTTGTGATTTTGGAGCTTTGTCGGGAGAGG tccCTCCTGGAGCTGCACAAGAGGAGGAAAGCCCTGACCCAGCTGGAGGCACGCTACTACCTAAGGCAGATAATTCTAGGCTGTCAGTACCTGCACCACAATCAGGTCATTCACAGGAACCTTAGGTTGAGCAACGTCTTCCTGAACGAGGATCTGGACGTGAAAATAG GGGGTTTTGGGCTGGCAACCAAAGTGGAGTATGAAGAGGAACAAATGAAGACCTTTTGTAGCCCCCAGAACTTCATAGCTCCGGAAGCGGTGAGACTGGGAAGTTTTGAGGAGGATGTATGGTCCATCGGGTGCATCAT GTACACCTTGCTAGTGGGCAAGCCACCTTTTGAGACCCCATTCGAAAAAGAAACCTACCTCCGGATGAAACCAAATGAATACAGTGTTCCCAAG CACATCAATCCCGTTGCTGCCTCCCTCATCCAGAAGATGCTCCAGGCAAAACCTGCTGCCCGCCCCACCATTGAGGAGTTGCTCAAAGATGAGTTCTTCACTTCTGGCTATATCCCTGCCCATCTGCCCAtcacctgcctcagcatcccaccAAGGTTGTCAGTGGCTCCCAGCGGCCTGGACCCCATCAGCAGGAAGCCTCTCATGATCCTCGAGAAAG GTGTAGAGAGACCCTTGCCTGACCGTCCCTGGGAAAAGGAGGAGCCAGTGGTTTGGGGGACAAGTGAGGCCATCGAGTGCCACCTCAGTGACATGCTGCAGCAGCTGACCAGGGTCAATGCCTCCAAGCCCTCAGAGCGAAGGCAGGTGCGGCAAG AGGAGGCTGAGGATCCTGCATGCATCCCCATCTTCTGGGTCAGCCAGTGGGTAGACCAATCAATGAAGTATGGACTTG GGTATCGGCTCTGTGACAACAGTACAGGAGCACTCTTTAATGACTCAACATGCCTCGTCCTCTACAATGACGGCGACAGCCTCCAGTATATAGACCATGATGGAATGGAGTCTTACCCCACCATGAGCTCCCACCCTGACTCCTTGATGAAGAAG GTCACTCTCCTCCAGCATTTCCAAAGTTACATGAATGAACACCTGCAGAAGGCAGGGGCCAACATGAAGGCAGGGGCCAACACCACACCCCGGGAAGGTGATGAGCTGGCCCGGCTGCCCTACCTGAAAAAATGGCTCCGCACAAGCCGCGCCATCATCTTGCACCTCAGCAATGGCACTATACAGATTAATTTCTTCCAG GACCACACCAAACTTATTCTGTGCCCCATGATGGCAGCTGTGACCTGCATCAGCAAGAACTAGGACTTCCACACATACTGCCTGAGCCTTCTGGAGGAATATGGCTGCTGCGAGGAACTGGGTAGACAGCTGTGCTATGCCCACACCATGGTAGACAGGCTGCTGAGCTCAAAGTCTACCAGCAGCAGACTCGAGGACAACCCCTAA